The Achromobacter deleyi genome has a window encoding:
- a CDS encoding TonB-dependent receptor, which yields MVSRISRSPRLSRGTVALLPVAAMIRAAGLGTALLVLAGAPLQAMAADTASVAARKSYAIAGGPLGDVLAQFAAAAGVPLSFDPAMVAGRHSDGLDGAYSVREGFARLLSGSGYALSEQGGGAYSLRKLPSDPGDSATVLPTVTVAGAGVSPSALPPEFAGGQVARGARLGLLGNRDVMDTPFNVTSYTSEVLANRQAVTLADALNVEPSVRFTGQIGGVTDSFYIRGFPIGEGNLGEIAFDGVYGVAPNYHVFTDYIERVEVLKGPAALLYGMSPNSGVGGVINMVPKRSLPEDLTRLSADYVGDSQFGGRVDLSRRFGNDGEWGVRVNGMHRQGDTPLDNMYSRTDIGALSLDYQGERLRASLDLLTQHEKIDAPTRPFLVAAGIDVPRAADGRRNATQPWGWWKSDGQSALLRVEYDISDSLTVFADAGGSDTNVSRLSDQTPTIVNEAGDTVVTPNNFKFEVNRSTYNAGLRAKLDTGPVRHAVSFMGSLYSDRNLQASVLGTPLTSNIYRPVTRPEQRIPAPANVPKVSSSDLSGLALADTMSILDDRAQLTLGLRHQRIESRNFNGATGVRTVSYDESATTPLAGLVVKPWSNVSFYANYIEGLSKGDVAPSTASNAGEVFKPYKARQKEVGVKVEFDSALLTLSAFEITKPSGQLTNGVYGADSEQRNRGLELNLSGEPLRGLRLLGGVTFLDAELTRTNSRATLGNQPVGVPKVSVNLGAEWDTPWVAGLTLTGSMIHTGSEYINQANTQSVPSWTTFDLGARYAVKVQGKDVTLRANVVNVFNQAYWSGVASYGTISQGVPRTLMLSASMDF from the coding sequence ATGGTTTCCCGAATTTCCCGTTCGCCACGCCTGTCGCGTGGAACCGTTGCCTTGCTGCCCGTCGCGGCGATGATCCGCGCCGCCGGCCTGGGGACAGCGCTGCTGGTCCTGGCGGGCGCGCCGCTGCAGGCGATGGCCGCCGACACCGCCAGCGTGGCCGCGCGCAAGTCCTATGCCATCGCGGGCGGCCCGCTGGGCGACGTGCTGGCCCAGTTTGCCGCGGCCGCCGGCGTGCCGCTGTCCTTTGACCCGGCCATGGTGGCGGGCCGGCACAGCGACGGGCTGGATGGCGCCTACTCCGTGCGCGAAGGCTTTGCGCGCTTGCTGTCCGGTTCGGGCTATGCCTTGTCGGAGCAGGGCGGGGGCGCGTATTCCCTGCGCAAGCTGCCGTCCGATCCCGGCGATTCGGCGACCGTGCTGCCGACGGTCACCGTGGCCGGGGCGGGCGTGAGTCCGTCCGCGCTGCCGCCCGAGTTTGCCGGAGGCCAGGTGGCGCGCGGCGCGCGCCTGGGCCTGCTGGGCAACCGCGACGTGATGGATACGCCGTTCAATGTCACGAGCTACACGTCCGAGGTGCTGGCGAACCGCCAGGCCGTGACCCTGGCCGATGCGTTGAATGTGGAGCCCTCGGTGCGCTTCACCGGCCAGATCGGCGGCGTGACCGATTCGTTCTATATCCGCGGCTTTCCCATCGGTGAGGGCAACCTGGGCGAGATCGCGTTCGATGGCGTCTATGGCGTGGCGCCCAACTACCACGTCTTCACCGACTACATCGAGCGGGTCGAAGTGCTGAAGGGGCCGGCGGCGCTGCTGTACGGCATGTCGCCCAACAGCGGCGTGGGCGGGGTGATCAACATGGTGCCCAAGCGCTCGCTGCCCGAGGACCTGACCCGCCTGTCGGCGGACTATGTGGGCGACTCGCAGTTCGGCGGCCGGGTGGACCTGAGCCGCCGCTTCGGCAACGATGGCGAATGGGGCGTGCGGGTCAACGGTATGCACCGGCAGGGCGACACGCCGCTGGACAATATGTATTCGCGCACCGATATCGGCGCCTTGTCGCTGGATTACCAGGGCGAGCGGCTGCGCGCGTCGCTGGATCTGCTGACCCAGCACGAGAAGATCGACGCGCCGACGCGGCCGTTCCTGGTGGCGGCGGGCATAGACGTGCCCCGCGCCGCGGATGGCCGCCGCAACGCGACGCAGCCCTGGGGCTGGTGGAAGTCCGACGGCCAGTCGGCCCTGCTGCGCGTGGAGTACGACATCAGCGACAGCCTGACGGTGTTCGCCGATGCGGGCGGGTCGGACACCAACGTCTCGCGCCTGTCCGACCAGACGCCCACCATCGTCAACGAAGCCGGCGACACGGTAGTGACGCCCAACAATTTCAAGTTCGAGGTCAACCGCAGCACGTACAACGCCGGACTGCGCGCCAAGCTGGACACGGGCCCGGTGCGCCATGCCGTCAGTTTCATGGGCAGCCTGTACAGCGACCGCAACCTGCAGGCCAGCGTGCTGGGCACGCCGCTGACGTCCAACATCTATCGTCCGGTGACGCGCCCGGAGCAGCGCATACCGGCGCCGGCCAACGTGCCCAAGGTGTCGTCGTCCGACCTGTCCGGCCTGGCGCTGGCCGATACGATGAGCATCCTGGATGACCGCGCGCAGTTGACCCTGGGCCTGCGCCATCAGCGCATTGAGTCGCGCAACTTCAATGGCGCGACGGGCGTGCGCACCGTCAGCTACGACGAAAGCGCAACCACGCCGCTGGCGGGCCTGGTCGTCAAGCCCTGGAGCAACGTGTCGTTCTACGCCAACTACATCGAGGGCTTGAGCAAGGGCGACGTGGCGCCGTCCACGGCGTCCAATGCGGGCGAGGTGTTCAAGCCCTACAAGGCCAGGCAGAAAGAAGTGGGCGTGAAGGTGGAGTTCGACAGCGCCCTGCTGACCCTGAGCGCATTCGAGATCACCAAGCCCAGCGGCCAGCTGACCAATGGCGTATATGGCGCCGACAGCGAGCAGCGCAACCGCGGGCTGGAGTTGAACCTGTCAGGCGAGCCCTTGCGGGGCCTGCGCCTGCTGGGCGGCGTGACGTTCCTGGATGCGGAGCTGACACGCACGAACAGCCGCGCCACGCTGGGCAACCAGCCGGTGGGCGTGCCCAAGGTGTCCGTCAACCTGGGCGCGGAATGGGATACGCCCTGGGTGGCGGGCCTGACGCTGACCGGCAGCATGATCCACACCGGCAGCGAGTACATCAACCAGGCCAACACGCAGTCCGTGCCGTCGTGGACCACCTTCGACCTGGGCGCGCGCTACGCCGTCAAGGTCCAGGGCAAGGACGTCACGCTGCGGGCCAATGTGGTCAACGTGTTCAACCAGGCCTACTGGTCCGGCGTGGCGTCCTACGGCACGATCTCGCAAGGCGTGCCGCGCACGCTGATGCTGTCGGCGTCGATGGATTTCTGA
- a CDS encoding GntR family transcriptional regulator, with protein MSAQTNTVTKILALIKEDRLPEGAHLTAQKIADRLRLSRSPVNDALGILEQHGVVARKPNRGYFLQQDFDAMADAPADFTPPSVDDIVTQSYFKLADELLRGELPMQCSEALLRARYALTNAQTQALLARISQEGWAQRRPGYGWEFSSMMTTPDSLMQSYRLRLALEPAALLEPGFRIGKDVLARCRAAEKHLLDGGIATDTADQLHERGVRFHESLVEASGNPFFIDTIKRVNRVRRLLSYRSMQDRSRYQQHCDQHLAILDLLERERNEEAAAALASHLRSTLDNLARISGILLS; from the coding sequence ATGAGCGCGCAAACCAATACCGTCACGAAAATCCTGGCGCTGATCAAGGAAGACCGCCTGCCCGAAGGCGCTCACCTGACGGCGCAGAAGATCGCCGACCGCCTGCGGCTGTCGCGTTCGCCGGTCAACGACGCGCTGGGCATCCTGGAGCAGCACGGCGTGGTGGCGCGCAAGCCCAACCGCGGCTACTTCCTGCAGCAGGACTTCGACGCCATGGCGGACGCCCCCGCCGACTTCACGCCGCCGTCCGTGGACGACATCGTGACGCAAAGCTATTTCAAGCTGGCCGACGAGCTCTTGCGCGGCGAGCTGCCCATGCAGTGCAGCGAAGCCCTGCTGCGCGCGCGCTATGCGCTGACCAACGCGCAGACGCAAGCCTTGCTGGCCCGGATTTCGCAAGAAGGCTGGGCGCAGCGCCGGCCCGGCTACGGCTGGGAATTTTCATCCATGATGACCACGCCGGACAGCCTGATGCAGTCCTACCGGCTGCGCCTGGCGCTGGAGCCGGCGGCGCTGCTGGAGCCGGGCTTTCGCATCGGCAAAGACGTGCTGGCGCGTTGCCGCGCCGCGGAGAAGCATCTGCTGGACGGCGGCATCGCCACCGACACGGCCGACCAGCTGCACGAACGCGGCGTGCGCTTTCACGAGTCGCTGGTGGAGGCTTCGGGCAACCCCTTCTTCATCGACACGATCAAGCGCGTCAACCGCGTGCGCCGACTGCTGTCCTACCGCTCCATGCAGGACCGCAGCCGCTACCAGCAGCATTGCGACCAGCATCTGGCCATCCTGGACCTGCTGGAACGCGAACGCAACGAAGAGGCCGCGGCGGCGCTGGCCAGCCACCTGCGCAGCACCCTGGACAACCTGGCCCGCATCAGCGGCATCCTGCTTTCATAG
- a CDS encoding sigma-70 family RNA polymerase sigma factor, with translation MPPPDSLPIDSVTKLYRDHHSWLSVWLRKKLGNSFDAADLAHDTFVRLMAGRRKESAGAEPRALLTHIAKGLVVDHWRRRALEDAYLAVLAQLPAPEAPSPQARALILETLHAIDAALRSLPARTREIFLLSQFDGMGYAQIAQSQRLSLSTVKRHMQTALTACLIAYQADTP, from the coding sequence TTGCCTCCGCCCGATTCCCTGCCGATCGACTCTGTCACGAAGCTCTATCGTGACCACCACAGCTGGCTGTCGGTGTGGCTGCGCAAGAAGCTGGGCAATTCCTTCGATGCCGCGGACCTGGCCCACGATACCTTTGTGCGCCTGATGGCTGGCCGCCGCAAGGAGTCGGCCGGCGCCGAGCCGCGCGCGCTGCTGACCCACATCGCCAAGGGCCTGGTGGTGGACCACTGGCGCCGTCGCGCGCTGGAAGACGCGTATCTGGCCGTTCTTGCGCAATTGCCGGCGCCGGAGGCGCCATCGCCGCAAGCGCGGGCGCTGATTCTTGAAACGTTGCATGCGATCGATGCGGCCTTGCGGTCCTTGCCTGCCAGGACGCGCGAGATCTTCCTGCTTTCGCAATTCGACGGCATGGGCTATGCCCAGATCGCACAAAGCCAGCGGCTGTCCCTGTCCACCGTCAAGCGCCACATGCAGACGGCGCTGACCGCCTGCCTGATCGCCTACCAGGCCGACACGCCGTGA
- a CDS encoding TonB-dependent siderophore receptor, with the protein MSSRPVRAAVLARLPLQRTALSAALRFALPGVVAVALWPAAAQAQAQAPSQRAVAFSIPAGPLSAALGAFGVQAGVMVASDPALTANATTKGVAGTHSIDAALERLLAGTGLQAVARPEGGYRLRQAAPDQATTLAPVTVTGSYNTTTEGTGSYTSPAVTIGKTPQALKDIPQSITVLTRQRMDDQDMTSLPDAVNNTVGMVGVQGVGSGVAINSRGFPVDLLQYDGVPLLRNSYSLGNWEQDSLVFYDRVEILRGAAGLLQGAGSPGGAINLVRKRGGAEPSVVVTGKAGSWDHYGLQLDAGGPLNESGTLRGRMVLDEDQSHSFIDYVWDKTRNLYAALDYDVTDNTTVGLGVSNRYSRSRPMIVGYPRFEDGGDIDLPRSTFTGSTWNRAKNDQTILNADVTHRFNDAWRFRLAGVAMNEKNTTVHQRATGPVARDGSGMSYGNFGVDFDSKQRGLDMSVSGNFTGWGMQQEVVVGANYSKLTTNDRFARAWEDGGNIYDIDHHRPWQDIDSIAEAGNYDARSAYDIRQKGIYGTWRVKPTESLALIGGGRVGWFDYSYSGGGSTTTSSTSNKFIPYAGIVYSLTDNWSVYTSYTTVFEPQTERTVSGSLLKPIEGNNYEAGIKGELADGRVNTALAVFRYDHKNRAVNDYDAGFACNGWYCSRAAGKVRSQGVEAEISGEVVKGLELYAGYTYNTTKFLEDPDNQGKVFSTWTPKHMLRLWANYKLPGALNRYSVGAGVNAQTQTISSDREFTLAGFTIWNARLGYQATPELSFGLNINNVFDKKYYVPSYNTLGSNNYYGEPRNVMLTVRYAPKL; encoded by the coding sequence ATGTCTTCTCGTCCAGTCCGCGCCGCGGTGCTTGCCCGCCTTCCCTTGCAGCGCACCGCGCTGAGCGCCGCGCTGCGTTTTGCCCTGCCCGGCGTCGTGGCCGTCGCCCTGTGGCCGGCCGCGGCCCAGGCGCAAGCCCAGGCGCCGTCGCAGCGCGCCGTCGCCTTCAGCATCCCGGCCGGCCCGCTCAGCGCGGCGCTGGGCGCCTTCGGCGTGCAGGCGGGCGTCATGGTGGCATCCGATCCCGCGCTGACGGCCAACGCCACGACCAAGGGCGTGGCGGGCACTCATTCCATCGATGCGGCGCTGGAGCGCCTGCTTGCCGGCACGGGCCTGCAGGCCGTGGCGCGCCCGGAGGGCGGATACCGCCTGCGGCAAGCGGCGCCCGACCAGGCCACGACGCTGGCGCCGGTCACGGTGACGGGCAGCTACAACACCACGACGGAAGGCACGGGTTCGTATACGTCGCCTGCGGTCACCATCGGCAAGACGCCGCAGGCGCTGAAGGACATTCCGCAGTCCATCACCGTGCTGACGCGCCAGCGCATGGACGACCAGGACATGACCAGCCTGCCGGACGCGGTCAACAACACGGTCGGCATGGTGGGCGTGCAGGGCGTGGGGTCGGGGGTGGCGATCAATTCCCGCGGCTTCCCGGTGGACCTGCTGCAATACGACGGCGTGCCCCTGCTGCGCAACAGCTACAGCCTGGGCAACTGGGAACAGGATTCGCTGGTGTTCTATGACCGCGTGGAGATCCTGCGCGGCGCGGCCGGTCTGCTGCAAGGCGCGGGCAGCCCGGGCGGAGCGATCAACCTGGTGCGCAAGCGGGGCGGCGCGGAACCGTCGGTGGTGGTGACGGGCAAGGCCGGCTCCTGGGACCATTACGGCCTGCAGCTGGATGCGGGCGGCCCCCTGAACGAATCGGGCACGCTGCGCGGCCGCATGGTGCTGGATGAGGACCAAAGCCATTCCTTCATCGACTACGTGTGGGACAAGACGCGCAACCTGTACGCCGCGCTGGATTACGACGTCACCGACAACACCACGGTGGGCCTCGGGGTCAGCAACCGGTACAGCCGTTCGCGGCCGATGATCGTGGGCTATCCCCGGTTCGAGGATGGCGGCGACATCGATCTGCCGCGCTCGACCTTCACCGGCTCCACCTGGAACCGCGCGAAGAACGACCAGACCATTCTGAACGCGGACGTGACGCATCGCTTCAACGACGCCTGGCGCTTCCGGCTGGCCGGCGTCGCCATGAATGAAAAGAACACGACCGTGCACCAGCGCGCCACGGGTCCGGTGGCGCGCGACGGCAGCGGCATGTCCTACGGCAATTTCGGCGTGGACTTCGACAGCAAGCAGCGCGGGCTGGACATGTCGGTCAGCGGCAACTTCACCGGATGGGGGATGCAGCAGGAAGTGGTGGTGGGCGCGAACTATTCCAAGCTGACCACCAACGACCGGTTCGCGCGGGCCTGGGAGGACGGCGGCAATATCTACGATATCGACCATCATCGTCCCTGGCAGGACATCGACTCCATCGCCGAGGCCGGCAACTACGACGCGCGCAGCGCCTACGATATCCGCCAGAAAGGCATTTATGGCACATGGCGCGTCAAGCCCACCGAGTCCCTGGCGCTGATCGGCGGCGGCCGCGTGGGCTGGTTCGACTACAGCTACAGCGGCGGAGGCAGCACCACCACGTCGAGCACGTCGAACAAGTTCATCCCCTACGCCGGCATCGTCTACTCGCTGACCGACAACTGGTCGGTCTACACCAGCTACACCACGGTGTTCGAGCCGCAGACCGAGCGCACTGTTTCGGGCAGCCTGCTCAAGCCGATCGAAGGCAACAACTACGAAGCCGGCATCAAGGGCGAGCTGGCGGACGGCCGCGTCAACACGGCGCTTGCGGTGTTCCGCTACGACCATAAGAACCGCGCGGTGAACGATTACGACGCCGGATTCGCATGCAATGGCTGGTACTGCTCGCGCGCGGCGGGCAAGGTGCGCAGCCAGGGCGTGGAGGCCGAGATCTCCGGCGAGGTGGTGAAGGGCCTGGAGCTGTATGCAGGCTACACCTACAACACCACCAAGTTCCTGGAAGATCCGGACAACCAGGGCAAGGTCTTCAGCACGTGGACGCCCAAGCACATGCTGCGCCTGTGGGCCAATTACAAGCTGCCGGGCGCGCTGAACCGCTACAGCGTCGGCGCGGGCGTCAATGCGCAGACACAGACGATCAGCTCGGACCGCGAGTTCACGCTGGCGGGATTCACGATCTGGAATGCGCGCCTGGGTTACCAGGCCACGCCGGAGCTGAGTTTCGGGCTGAACATCAACAATGTGTTCGACAAGAAGTACTACGTGCCGTCGTACAACACGCTCGGCAGCAACAACTACTACGGCGAACCCCGAAACGTGATGCTGACCGTGCGCTACGCGCCCAAGCTGTAA
- a CDS encoding FecR domain-containing protein yields the protein MSAVIDPAILKEAAGWLVRFQSETLSASEQAAFDRWRGRSAAHAAAWLRAEEMLRGFGQVPPRIGRDTLRRADRPARRQAMRALAGLLVLGPAAWLGGRELPWREWSADMRTATGEQRRVELADGTQLVLNTASAVDIDYTPRQRVLWLRAGEILLTTGRDPAPAHRPFIVQTGQGSIRALGTRFMVRDEGGSVRVAVFEGAVEIQPMSPGAAAVVLPAGQQTAFNARQVEPQVAADGSSASWAEGMLAARNWRLADLVDELGRYRRGVLRCDPAVAGLRVSGAFPLNDIDASLRLLEKTLPVRVSRVTPYWTTVAPRAAVTN from the coding sequence GTGAGCGCCGTCATCGATCCGGCCATTCTCAAGGAAGCGGCCGGCTGGCTGGTGCGCTTCCAGTCCGAGACCCTGTCGGCATCGGAGCAGGCGGCGTTTGACCGCTGGCGCGGGCGCAGCGCCGCGCACGCCGCGGCGTGGCTGCGCGCGGAGGAGATGCTGCGCGGATTTGGCCAGGTGCCACCCCGGATCGGACGCGATACGCTGCGACGGGCGGACCGCCCGGCGCGCCGGCAGGCCATGCGCGCGTTGGCAGGACTGCTGGTGCTGGGGCCCGCCGCCTGGCTGGGCGGGCGCGAACTGCCGTGGCGGGAATGGAGCGCCGACATGCGCACCGCCACGGGCGAGCAGCGCCGCGTCGAGCTGGCCGACGGCACGCAACTGGTGCTGAACACGGCCAGCGCCGTCGATATCGACTACACGCCGCGGCAGCGCGTGCTGTGGCTGCGGGCCGGCGAAATCCTGCTGACGACGGGCCGCGATCCCGCGCCGGCGCACCGGCCCTTCATTGTCCAGACCGGACAGGGTTCGATACGCGCGCTGGGCACCCGCTTCATGGTGCGCGACGAAGGCGGCAGCGTGCGCGTCGCGGTGTTCGAAGGCGCGGTCGAGATCCAGCCCATGTCGCCGGGCGCGGCCGCCGTGGTGCTGCCGGCGGGGCAGCAGACGGCCTTCAACGCGCGCCAGGTCGAGCCGCAGGTTGCGGCCGACGGGTCGTCGGCGTCCTGGGCGGAGGGCATGCTTGCCGCCCGGAACTGGCGGCTGGCCGACCTGGTGGATGAGCTGGGCCGGTACCGGCGGGGCGTGCTGCGGTGCGATCCCGCGGTGGCCGGGCTGAGGGTGTCGGGCGCGTTCCCGCTGAACGACATCGACGCCAGCCTGCGCCTGCTGGAAAAAACCCTGCCGGTCAGGGTGAGCCGGGTGACCCCGTACTGGACCACCGTGGCGCCTCGCGCCGCCGTTACAAATTAA
- a CDS encoding ATP-binding protein, producing MPPFLAGGGGMAARVRAHDWATTPLGAIAAWPAALRIATGMVLSSKFPCCLVWGPELTTIYNDAFVPILGAKPDALGRSFSDIWSEAWTMIGPLAERAYAGEATFIEDFPLEIHRYGRAEMANFTFCYSPVRDEHGAICGMIDTVIETTSRVSAERAQAEALLEAEDTLRQSQKMEAVGQLAGGLAHDFNNLLTGISGSLELLSLRLAQQRHGDLERHIDVAQSGAKKAAALTHRLLAFSRRQPLAPQAVDINRLVGGMEDLIRRSTGSSITLDIARAPAPWPAWVDPHQLENALLNLCLNARDAMSGAGTLRIETRNVSLPAGPARERGLDAGDYLLLRVSDTGCGMTPATVQRIFEPFYTTKSAGQGTGLGLSMLYGFVRQSGGQVQVRSQPGQGTAMSLYFPRHGGAVSHAGPESRAEPPRALQGETVLVAEDEPAVRAVTAEVLKELGYAVIEASDGASALRRLSSDLRLDLLVCDLGLPGGMSGRQVAEAGQVLRPGLKVLFMTGYGQTAQDDSGLPPGTPVLPKPFALEELARRVHALMRA from the coding sequence ATGCCTCCGTTTCTTGCTGGCGGCGGAGGAATGGCTGCACGGGTAAGGGCGCACGATTGGGCCACCACGCCCCTGGGCGCCATCGCCGCCTGGCCAGCTGCCCTGCGTATCGCAACGGGCATGGTGCTGTCGTCCAAGTTCCCCTGCTGCCTGGTCTGGGGGCCTGAACTGACCACGATCTACAACGACGCCTTCGTTCCCATCCTGGGCGCAAAGCCCGACGCCTTGGGACGCTCGTTCAGCGACATCTGGAGCGAGGCCTGGACGATGATCGGCCCCCTCGCCGAACGCGCCTACGCCGGCGAGGCAACCTTCATCGAAGACTTCCCGCTGGAAATCCACCGCTACGGGCGGGCGGAAATGGCGAACTTCACCTTCTGCTACAGCCCGGTGCGCGATGAGCACGGGGCCATCTGCGGCATGATCGACACGGTCATCGAAACCACCTCCCGCGTCAGCGCGGAGCGCGCGCAGGCCGAGGCCTTGCTGGAGGCCGAGGACACCCTGCGCCAAAGCCAGAAAATGGAGGCGGTGGGACAGCTCGCGGGGGGATTGGCGCACGACTTCAACAACCTGCTCACGGGCATTTCAGGCAGCCTGGAACTGCTCAGCCTGCGCCTGGCGCAACAGCGGCACGGCGATCTGGAACGCCATATCGACGTGGCGCAAAGCGGGGCGAAGAAAGCCGCCGCCCTGACCCACCGCCTGCTGGCGTTCTCGCGCCGCCAGCCGCTAGCCCCCCAGGCCGTCGACATCAACCGGCTGGTCGGCGGCATGGAGGATCTCATCCGTCGCAGCACAGGTTCTTCGATCACGCTGGACATCGCCCGCGCCCCCGCGCCGTGGCCCGCCTGGGTCGACCCGCATCAGCTGGAAAACGCCCTGCTCAACCTGTGCCTGAATGCGCGCGATGCCATGTCCGGCGCAGGCACGCTGCGGATCGAAACACGCAACGTCAGTCTGCCCGCCGGCCCGGCCCGCGAGCGCGGGCTGGACGCGGGCGACTACCTGCTCTTGCGCGTCTCGGACACGGGTTGCGGCATGACGCCCGCAACGGTGCAGCGCATCTTCGAACCTTTCTACACCACCAAGTCGGCGGGCCAGGGTACCGGGCTGGGGCTGTCCATGCTGTATGGCTTCGTGCGGCAATCGGGCGGACAAGTGCAGGTGCGCTCGCAGCCGGGCCAGGGCACGGCCATGAGCCTGTATTTCCCGCGCCATGGCGGCGCCGTGAGCCATGCCGGCCCCGAGTCCAGGGCCGAGCCGCCGCGGGCCCTGCAAGGGGAAACCGTGCTGGTCGCGGAAGACGAGCCCGCGGTGCGCGCGGTGACGGCCGAGGTTCTGAAGGAACTGGGGTATGCCGTGATCGAAGCCAGCGACGGCGCAAGCGCGCTGCGGCGCCTTTCCTCCGACTTGCGGCTTGACCTGCTGGTCTGCGACCTGGGCCTGCCCGGCGGCATGAGCGGACGCCAGGTGGCCGAGGCGGGCCAGGTGCTGCGACCCGGACTGAAAGTGCTGTTCATGACGGGCTATGGCCAGACCGCGCAGGACGATAGCGGGCTGCCTCCCGGCACGCCCGTCCTGCCCAAGCCCTTTGCCCTTGAAGAGCTGGCGCGGCGCGTCCATGCACTGATGCGCGCCTAG
- a CDS encoding lactonase family protein has translation MHVYIGSRTTRERNARGDGISVYDYAPDTGSLTLTQVVGGLVNPSYLLPHPSLPVLYAVHGDSQEVSALRRDTRGGSLKPWRMQACEGRNPVHLALGPSARYLMVSNHLTGTLAVLPVAADGALAPVSQTVALTGEPGPHRKEQPHAKPHYNLVDPSGRYVVVPDKGLDRVFLFTLNEQGVGAEPASVAASREGAGPRHAVFHPAGRWLYVVNELDNTVAAYGLETGALRPFQVLPTLPDTCTGNSRAAGIAIDAHGLHLYVSNRGHDSIAVFRVDPVSGRLAPVQHAHTQGRTPRFFTLSPDGRFLFALNEDSDTLLRFRVNPQDGTLVQDGYELRIGSPVCMVFARRQT, from the coding sequence ATGCACGTCTATATCGGCTCCCGCACCACGCGGGAACGCAATGCCCGCGGCGACGGCATCAGCGTATACGACTACGCCCCCGACACCGGATCGCTGACCCTGACGCAAGTCGTGGGCGGCCTGGTCAACCCGTCCTACCTGCTGCCGCACCCGTCCCTGCCCGTGCTCTATGCCGTGCACGGCGACAGCCAGGAGGTCAGCGCGCTGCGCCGCGATACGCGCGGCGGGTCCCTCAAACCGTGGCGCATGCAGGCCTGCGAGGGGCGCAATCCCGTGCATCTGGCGCTGGGCCCGTCGGCCCGCTACCTGATGGTGTCGAATCACCTGACCGGCACGCTGGCCGTGCTGCCCGTGGCCGCGGACGGCGCGCTCGCCCCGGTGTCGCAGACGGTTGCGCTGACGGGCGAGCCCGGCCCGCATCGCAAGGAACAGCCCCACGCCAAGCCGCACTACAACCTGGTCGATCCGTCCGGCCGCTATGTGGTGGTGCCGGACAAGGGGCTGGACCGCGTCTTTCTTTTCACCTTGAACGAACAGGGCGTCGGCGCCGAACCGGCCAGCGTGGCCGCCTCGCGCGAAGGCGCGGGTCCGCGCCACGCGGTCTTTCACCCGGCCGGGCGCTGGCTGTATGTGGTCAATGAACTGGACAACACCGTCGCCGCCTACGGACTGGAGACGGGCGCGCTGCGCCCGTTCCAGGTGCTGCCGACCCTGCCCGACACCTGCACCGGCAACAGCCGCGCCGCCGGCATCGCCATCGATGCCCACGGCCTGCACCTTTACGTGTCGAACCGGGGCCACGACAGCATCGCCGTGTTCCGCGTGGATCCCGTCAGCGGCAGGCTGGCGCCTGTGCAGCACGCCCACACGCAGGGCAGGACTCCGCGATTTTTCACCCTGTCTCCCGACGGCCGCTTCCTGTTCGCATTGAACGAAGACAGCGACACGCTGCTGCGCTTTCGCGTCAACCCGCAAGACGGCACGCTGGTCCAGGACGGCTACGAACTGCGCATCGGCAGCCCGGTATGCATGGTGTTCGCCCGCCGCCAGACCTGA